The following coding sequences lie in one uncultured Bacteroides sp. genomic window:
- a CDS encoding transposase, protein MNQSISTVGKVTTNKPIYVNVNKKKSTISFKLHIPHYRQDRVSISGKSYTVELSRNSNSSRCPACGCLSQSLHGHYIRQLQGSEIFNHPLTLLVKTRKFRCRNEHCLRKVFSEDHSCMASPYGRNTLEVEERIREVSLKVTSRTASELLHEQNIFCSQSACLRSAHKKLPSKSSNSLPVAIGIDDFAQKKGHIYGSVIVDQMTHRPIAVLPCREGDELEQFLRDNPQIQYITRDRGRNFVEAINRILPGVTQICDRFHLIKNLVDALTEEIASLFRLSVHKQTYSYPSTEECRTKIMEALYGLGDARHRHKLNLFVQADSLIRKGMSISETARQLGVHSLVIWRLVRHHTGKDYMSAQQKSILKHVDELALEISHGCTDIKNLKKKMEGKMDAIAISAATIGIRNKIKQEQQEVRKYNKNIAERKNKKHASIRSIRRFILKGESAVQSLTDLLKNPSIKQVVTLGLRFKEMINGNLRQWSLENWIKQAMESDSKAMRAFACGIKADQQAVQNAMDIYLNNGLLEGTVNKIKAIKRQMFNRASYRLLNVKLIAFKT, encoded by the coding sequence ATGAATCAAAGCATATCTACAGTTGGCAAAGTTACTACAAATAAGCCTATTTACGTCAATGTTAACAAAAAGAAATCAACTATATCTTTTAAACTTCATATTCCCCATTATCGCCAGGATAGAGTCTCTATAAGTGGGAAATCGTACACTGTAGAATTGTCCCGTAACTCTAATAGTAGCCGCTGTCCGGCCTGTGGTTGTTTGAGTCAAAGCTTACATGGGCACTATATACGCCAACTTCAGGGCTCAGAAATATTTAATCATCCCCTGACTCTATTGGTCAAAACCCGCAAATTTCGTTGTCGAAATGAGCATTGTCTCCGCAAGGTCTTTAGTGAGGACCATTCCTGCATGGCTTCTCCCTATGGCCGCAACACTCTGGAGGTAGAAGAACGTATCCGTGAAGTATCTCTAAAAGTCACATCCCGTACTGCCAGTGAGCTTTTACACGAGCAGAACATCTTCTGCAGTCAATCTGCCTGTCTACGGAGTGCTCACAAGAAATTGCCCTCAAAAAGTAGTAATTCTCTACCTGTGGCTATAGGTATAGATGACTTTGCACAGAAGAAAGGGCATATCTATGGGAGTGTTATTGTAGACCAGATGACCCATCGTCCCATTGCAGTACTTCCTTGCCGGGAGGGGGATGAATTAGAGCAGTTCTTGCGAGATAATCCTCAGATACAATATATAACCCGAGACCGGGGGCGAAACTTTGTTGAAGCTATTAATCGTATCCTACCCGGTGTTACCCAAATCTGTGACAGATTCCATTTGATAAAGAATCTGGTGGATGCTCTGACGGAAGAAATAGCCTCATTATTCCGGCTAAGTGTGCATAAGCAAACTTATTCTTATCCCTCCACGGAAGAATGCAGAACCAAAATCATGGAAGCTCTTTATGGCCTGGGGGATGCCAGACATCGACATAAACTGAACCTGTTTGTGCAAGCAGATAGCCTTATCAGAAAAGGAATGAGCATTTCAGAAACAGCCCGCCAATTAGGAGTGCATTCACTGGTTATCTGGCGTTTGGTACGTCACCATACAGGCAAGGATTATATGTCTGCGCAGCAAAAGAGTATATTAAAACATGTCGATGAACTGGCTTTGGAAATCAGCCATGGATGTACGGATATAAAGAATTTGAAGAAGAAAATGGAAGGCAAAATGGATGCGATTGCAATCTCGGCTGCCACGATAGGAATCAGAAACAAAATAAAGCAAGAACAACAGGAAGTCAGGAAATATAACAAAAATATAGCTGAAAGGAAAAACAAAAAACACGCATCAATAAGGAGCATACGGAGATTTATATTGAAAGGGGAATCCGCCGTGCAAAGTCTTACTGATCTATTGAAGAATCCATCAATAAAACAGGTTGTAACATTAGGATTGAGATTCAAGGAAATGATAAATGGAAATCTCAGGCAATGGTCTCTGGAAAATTGGATAAAACAGGCTATGGAATCTGATTCAAAAGCTATGAGGGCATTTGCTTGTGGAATAAAAGCAGACCAACAAGCGGTGCAAAATGCAATGGATATTTATTTGAACAACGGACTCTTGGAAGGAACTGTCAATAAAATAAAGGCCATCAAAAGGCAGATGTTTAATAGGGCAAGCTATAGACTACTTAATGTCAAACTCATTGCGTTTAAAACCTAA
- a CDS encoding lipopolysaccharide biosynthesis protein, producing the protein MAELKSLAKDTVIYGMSSIVGSFLNYLLVPLYTAKLSAASGGYGVVTNMYAITALLLVVLTYGMETGFFRFVNKHDENSTAVYSTTLISVGTSSLLFILLCFLFLHPISDFLGYANNPEFIGMMAIVVALDAFQCIPFAHLRYKKRPIKFAAIKFLFILPNILLNIFFFVCCPWLLVHFPASVSWFYNPGYGVGYAFVANLICTSIQLLALISELTGFKYKFDKALWKKMMAYSFPILILGIAGILNQVVDKIIFPFLFTDHIEAKVQLGIYGAASKVAMVMTMFTQAFRYAYEPFVFGKNKEEGSLKLYADAMKYFILFSLIAFLAVMLYLDVFRYIIAKSYWSGLGVVPIVMVAAMLNGVYFNLSFWYKLIDKTMWGAYFSGVGCFLIILLNVLLVPTYGYMACAWSSLIGYATVTIISYLVGQKKYPINYDLKGIGKYVLLTALLYVIAKFVVIDNIFLRLFFKTILFSIFIAYIIKKDFPLKQIPVINRLIKK; encoded by the coding sequence ATGGCCGAATTAAAATCATTGGCAAAAGATACTGTAATTTATGGAATGAGCAGTATTGTAGGTAGTTTCCTGAATTATTTATTAGTGCCCCTTTACACGGCAAAACTATCTGCTGCTTCCGGAGGATATGGAGTCGTAACGAATATGTATGCCATTACAGCTCTTCTTCTTGTGGTGTTAACGTATGGGATGGAGACGGGCTTTTTCCGTTTTGTGAATAAGCATGATGAGAATTCTACGGCTGTTTATTCTACTACATTAATTTCAGTAGGAACCAGCTCTTTGCTTTTTATATTGCTATGTTTTTTATTTTTGCATCCGATATCTGATTTTCTTGGATATGCAAATAATCCTGAATTTATAGGTATGATGGCCATTGTGGTGGCGCTTGATGCATTTCAATGCATCCCTTTTGCTCACCTGCGCTACAAGAAAAGACCTATTAAATTTGCTGCTATAAAGTTCTTGTTTATTCTTCCGAATATTTTGCTTAATATTTTCTTTTTTGTTTGTTGTCCTTGGTTATTAGTTCATTTTCCGGCCTCTGTATCATGGTTTTACAATCCAGGTTATGGAGTTGGTTACGCATTTGTTGCTAATTTAATCTGCACATCAATACAATTATTAGCTCTTATCAGCGAGTTAACCGGATTTAAATATAAATTTGATAAAGCATTGTGGAAGAAGATGATGGCTTATTCCTTTCCGATTTTGATTTTGGGAATTGCAGGAATACTGAATCAGGTAGTAGATAAGATCATTTTCCCATTTCTTTTTACAGATCATATAGAAGCTAAGGTACAGCTTGGAATATATGGAGCAGCAAGTAAAGTGGCAATGGTGATGACGATGTTTACTCAAGCCTTTCGCTACGCTTATGAGCCTTTTGTTTTTGGGAAGAATAAAGAAGAAGGTAGTTTGAAACTGTATGCGGATGCAATGAAATACTTTATTCTTTTTTCATTGATAGCTTTTCTTGCAGTTATGCTTTATCTTGATGTTTTCCGTTATATTATTGCAAAAAGCTACTGGAGTGGATTAGGTGTTGTTCCAATTGTGATGGTTGCAGCGATGCTTAATGGTGTTTATTTCAATCTCTCTTTCTGGTATAAATTGATTGATAAGACAATGTGGGGGGCTTATTTCTCTGGAGTTGGCTGTTTCTTAATTATTCTTTTGAATGTTCTTTTGGTGCCTACTTATGGCTATATGGCATGTGCATGGTCAAGTCTTATTGGATATGCTACTGTTACAATTATTTCTTATTTGGTTGGTCAAAAGAAATATCCGATTAACTACGACCTGAAGGGTATTGGAAAATATGTGTTACTCACTGCACTTCTTTATGTCATTGCTAAATTTGTGGTAATTGACAATATTTTCTTACGTTTATTCTTTAAAACCATTTTATTCTCTATCTTTATTGCATATATAATAAAGAAAGATTTTCCATTGAAGCAGATACCTGTTATTAACCGTTTGATAAAGAAATAA
- a CDS encoding S46 family peptidase, which produces MKRNLLAFVLLLLSCISYADEGMWMLNHLDKKTCLLMRQLGLEMPADKLFSDRNPSLKDAIISFGGYCSGVVVSDDGLIFTNHHCGFEAIQSHSSVAHDYIKDGFVAKNKEDELPNPELFVSFLVSQENVTSRILKDVTPDMDETKRGYIVDSLSYAIANEVSEKDSLLRGEVNAYYGGNEFYLSVYKDYKDIRLVFAPPSSVGKFGGDTDNWIWPRHTGDFSVFRIYADKNNQPAAYSPQNRPFHPSYVVPISLKGYQKGSYCMTLGYPGSTDRYLSSFGIEDQMQAQNQAMIDVRGVKQAIWKEAMESSDSIQIMYSSKYAISSNYWKFSIGVNKAIKELKVLENRRMLESDMAKFIETHSDLKAKYGQLIDSLRANYKKLSATSRAMSYLGECFVNASDVLSLSLKAVNTDFSSDSVAERVYKESLVKEYENIDLSTDKKVMVAMLKQCSEKLDTTYLPGIYKVINEKYCGDFQKYVDYLYSESEMTSPRGLECICSKDTTFSMFDDPAIYMAVDVIAKFADLSQETAGISTAISRDERLYNEVLRQMYEGKSFYPDANSTMRLSFGIVTPYSANNSSDAAFSTTTDGIFDKVKRYKGNEDFWVQPSLLDILSKKDFGKYADKNGEMNVCFISNNDITGGNSGSAMFNGKGELIGLAFDGNWEGMSSNLSYEESLQRCIGVDIRYVLFLIDKYGEAPNLIKELNLKN; this is translated from the coding sequence ATGAAAAGGAACCTTTTAGCCTTTGTTCTACTTCTCCTTTCCTGCATTTCTTATGCAGATGAGGGGATGTGGATGTTGAATCATTTAGATAAGAAGACTTGTTTGCTGATGCGTCAGCTGGGTCTGGAGATGCCCGCAGATAAATTATTCAGTGATCGGAATCCTTCGTTAAAAGATGCCATTATTAGTTTTGGAGGGTATTGTTCAGGAGTTGTTGTTTCAGATGACGGATTGATCTTTACCAATCATCATTGTGGGTTTGAGGCAATACAAAGCCACAGTTCAGTAGCCCATGACTATATAAAAGATGGGTTTGTTGCAAAAAATAAGGAGGATGAACTTCCTAATCCCGAACTATTTGTCAGTTTTCTGGTAAGTCAGGAAAATGTAACATCGAGAATTCTGAAAGATGTTACTCCTGATATGGATGAGACAAAGCGGGGATATATTGTTGATTCTCTGTCCTATGCCATTGCAAATGAAGTATCAGAGAAGGATTCTTTGCTGAGAGGTGAAGTTAATGCATATTATGGAGGAAATGAATTCTACCTTTCCGTTTATAAAGATTATAAAGACATTCGATTAGTTTTTGCACCTCCCTCTTCAGTAGGTAAATTTGGTGGCGATACTGATAACTGGATATGGCCAAGACACACGGGGGACTTCTCAGTCTTTCGGATTTACGCCGATAAAAATAACCAGCCAGCCGCTTATTCTCCACAAAATCGCCCATTTCATCCGTCGTATGTAGTGCCAATATCGTTGAAAGGGTATCAGAAAGGTTCCTATTGCATGACTTTAGGTTATCCCGGATCCACGGATCGTTACTTATCTTCCTTTGGCATTGAAGACCAGATGCAGGCTCAAAATCAGGCAATGATTGATGTACGTGGAGTGAAACAAGCCATTTGGAAAGAAGCGATGGAATCGAGTGATTCTATTCAGATAATGTATTCCTCCAAGTATGCAATCAGCTCCAACTATTGGAAGTTTAGCATTGGTGTGAATAAGGCCATTAAAGAACTAAAGGTGCTTGAGAATAGGAGAATGCTGGAATCTGATATGGCTAAGTTTATAGAAACTCACAGCGATTTGAAAGCTAAATATGGCCAATTGATCGACTCTTTAAGAGCAAACTATAAGAAGCTGAGTGCAACATCCCGTGCAATGTCTTATCTTGGGGAGTGCTTTGTGAATGCTTCAGATGTACTTTCATTATCTTTGAAGGCGGTCAATACAGATTTTTCCAGTGACTCCGTTGCTGAGAGGGTCTATAAGGAGAGTCTGGTGAAGGAATATGAAAATATAGACCTTTCCACCGATAAAAAAGTGATGGTTGCTATGCTGAAACAGTGCAGCGAAAAGTTGGATACAACCTATTTGCCTGGTATTTATAAGGTGATAAATGAGAAGTATTGCGGCGATTTTCAGAAGTATGTTGATTATCTGTACTCTGAATCAGAGATGACCTCTCCAAGAGGCTTAGAATGCATCTGTAGTAAGGATACAACATTTAGTATGTTCGACGACCCTGCTATTTATATGGCTGTGGACGTTATTGCCAAATTTGCAGACTTATCTCAGGAGACTGCAGGCATTAGCACTGCTATTTCACGCGATGAGAGACTGTATAATGAGGTACTTCGGCAAATGTATGAGGGCAAGAGCTTCTATCCGGACGCGAACTCTACAATGCGTCTCAGCTTTGGTATTGTTACTCCTTATTCCGCAAATAATTCTTCCGATGCTGCTTTCTCAACTACAACAGATGGAATTTTTGATAAAGTGAAGCGATATAAGGGGAATGAGGATTTCTGGGTGCAGCCTTCGTTATTGGATATACTCTCAAAAAAGGATTTCGGGAAATATGCTGATAAAAATGGAGAAATGAATGTCTGCTTTATATCTAATAACGATATAACAGGAGGCAACTCTGGCAGTGCGATGTTTAATGGCAAAGGAGAACTTATCGGACTTGCTTTCGATGGTAACTGGGAAGGGATGAGTAGTAACTTGTCTTACGAGGAGTCATTGCAGCGCTGTATAGGAGTCGATATCCGATATGTGCTGTTCCTTATCGATAAATATGGGGAAGCGCCCAATCTTATTAAAGAACTCAATCTGAAGAATTAA
- the ybeY gene encoding rRNA maturation RNase YbeY: MAISYQTDGVKMPAIKKRETTAWIKSVASLYENKIGEIAYIFCSDEKILEVNREYLQHDYYTDIITFDYCEENVLSGDIFISLDTVKSNSEQFNTTYEEELHRTIIHGILHLCGINDKGEGEREIMEAAENKALALLNT; encoded by the coding sequence ATGGCTATAAGTTATCAGACTGACGGAGTTAAAATGCCCGCCATTAAAAAGAGAGAGACCACTGCCTGGATTAAATCGGTGGCAAGTTTATATGAAAATAAAATCGGTGAAATCGCTTATATTTTCTGTTCAGATGAGAAGATTCTGGAAGTTAATCGTGAATATCTTCAGCACGATTACTACACTGATATCATTACCTTCGATTATTGCGAGGAAAATGTTCTATCGGGAGATATATTCATAAGTCTGGATACTGTAAAAAGTAACTCGGAACAATTCAACACCACTTATGAAGAGGAGCTTCACCGAACAATTATTCACGGAATTCTTCACCTTTGCGGCATTAATGACAAAGGAGAAGGCGAACGGGAAATAATGGAAGCTGCCGAGAATAAAGCTTTAGCATTACTAAATACCTAG
- a CDS encoding nucleoside recognition domain-containing protein — protein MVLNYIWIAFFVIAFVIALVRLIFFGDTQVFSEIMNSTFSSSKTAFDISLGLTGILSLWLGIMKIGEKGGLIAALSRWLSPLFCKLFPGIPKGHPAMGAIFMNISANMLGLDNAATPLGLKAMKELQELNTDKKTASNPMIMFLVLNTSGLTLIPISIMVYRAQLGAAQPTDIFVPIMISTFCAAIAGVISVSIFQRINLFNKTILVFISGISAFIGGVIYLFSALSKEEIGTYSTLFANVFLFSIVLIFITSGVRKKINVYETFVEGAKEGFSTAVRIIPYLVAILVGVAVFRASGAMDIIIKGIEYVFKLSGLDTSFVGGLPVALMKPLSGSGARGLMVDAMKTYGADSFIGRLSCIFQGSTDTTFYILAVYFGSVGIRKTRHAVACGLIADLAGVIAAISVCYLFFY, from the coding sequence ATGGTATTGAATTATATCTGGATTGCTTTCTTTGTTATTGCTTTCGTCATAGCTTTAGTTAGATTAATTTTTTTCGGAGACACACAGGTTTTTAGTGAAATAATGAACTCCACTTTTAGCTCTTCGAAAACTGCATTTGATATTTCATTAGGACTTACAGGGATACTCTCCCTTTGGCTGGGAATAATGAAAATTGGAGAAAAAGGAGGTTTAATCGCAGCTCTGTCACGCTGGCTTAGCCCCCTCTTTTGCAAACTATTCCCAGGAATTCCTAAAGGACATCCGGCTATGGGAGCTATTTTTATGAATATATCGGCCAATATGCTGGGACTTGATAATGCTGCCACTCCGTTAGGATTAAAAGCAATGAAAGAATTACAAGAGCTGAACACTGATAAAAAGACCGCCAGTAATCCAATGATTATGTTTCTGGTGCTTAACACTTCCGGATTGACACTGATTCCTATCAGTATTATGGTTTACCGTGCACAATTAGGAGCCGCCCAACCAACTGATATTTTTGTTCCGATCATGATCTCCACTTTTTGTGCAGCTATTGCCGGTGTAATATCTGTAAGTATTTTCCAGAGAATTAATCTTTTTAACAAAACGATCTTAGTATTTATCAGTGGAATCAGTGCGTTTATTGGAGGTGTTATTTATCTGTTTAGTGCTCTTTCTAAGGAAGAGATAGGAACCTACTCCACTCTTTTTGCCAATGTATTCCTTTTTTCTATCGTTCTTATCTTTATTACTTCTGGAGTCAGAAAGAAAATAAATGTATATGAAACATTTGTGGAAGGAGCAAAAGAAGGATTTTCCACTGCAGTAAGAATCATTCCTTATTTGGTGGCAATTCTTGTAGGAGTAGCCGTATTCAGAGCATCAGGTGCTATGGATATTATTATCAAGGGAATTGAGTATGTGTTTAAACTTAGTGGCCTGGACACTAGTTTTGTTGGCGGGCTTCCTGTTGCCTTGATGAAACCTTTAAGCGGAAGTGGTGCACGGGGACTAATGGTCGATGCCATGAAAACTTACGGAGCCGACTCTTTTATAGGACGACTTTCATGTATTTTTCAAGGATCTACAGATACTACATTCTACATTCTTGCTGTTTATTTCGGTAGTGTGGGCATCAGAAAGACTCGGCATGCAGTTGCATGTGGCTTAATTGCAGATCTTGCCGGAGTGATTGCCGCTATTTCTGTTTGCTATTTATTCTTTTATTAA
- a CDS encoding helix-turn-helix domain-containing protein, translated as MPSLFKLFVSQFSLLKEKGANQTDIDEELDPSIIDSDHELHIYKEVLYNMDAKQIYLDSSLSLVKLSSVVGTNTTYLSNSINKHFGCNFKTLINRYRVEYCKKLLGTNPMSVPIKEIAKNCGFSSVSAFYASFKKLTGISPVQYRMLTIYRNEINKDSDFKVDKPIKQE; from the coding sequence ATGCCTAGTCTATTTAAACTATTTGTATCCCAGTTTAGTTTGTTAAAGGAAAAGGGAGCTAATCAAACTGACATTGATGAGGAGCTTGATCCTTCAATCATTGACTCAGATCATGAACTGCATATTTATAAAGAAGTCCTTTATAATATGGATGCTAAACAAATCTATTTAGATTCTTCTTTGTCACTTGTAAAACTTAGTTCTGTGGTAGGAACAAATACTACTTACTTATCTAATTCAATTAACAAACATTTTGGGTGTAATTTTAAAACACTAATAAATAGATATCGGGTAGAGTACTGTAAAAAACTATTAGGTACGAATCCAATGTCTGTTCCAATCAAAGAGATTGCTAAGAATTGTGGATTCTCTTCTGTGAGTGCTTTTTATGCATCGTTTAAAAAACTTACAGGTATTTCTCCTGTTCAATATAGAATGTTGACAATTTATAGAAATGAAATAAATAAAGATTCCGATTTTAAGGTGGATAAGCCAATTAAACAAGAATAA
- a CDS encoding DEAD/DEAH box helicase, protein MKTFEELGVSPEILKAIEEMGYESPMPVQEEVIPYLLGEGNDVVALAQTGTGKTAAFGLPIIQGINISNRVPQALILCPTRELCLQIAGDLNDYSKYVDGLKILPVYGGSSIESQIRSLKNGVHIIVATPGRLLDLMERKTVKLATVSNVIMDEADEMLNMGFTDSINAILAEVPKDRNTLLFSATMSPEIARISKNYLNNAKEITVGTKNEGSKNVKHIYYTVQAKDKYLALKRIADYYPQIYGIVFCRTRKETQEIADKLIQDGYNADSLHGELSQQQRDAVMQKFRVRNIQILVATDVAARGLDVDDLTHVINYGLPDETESYTHRSGRTGRAGKTGISISIINLREKGKMRDIERKIGKKFIIGEMPTGKQICEKQLIKVIDDIEKVKVNEEEIADFMPDIYRKLEWLEKEDIIKRMVSLEFNRFLEYYRDAEDLQAPTSEGRGERNTRSRSTERGGHQPEPGFTRMFINAGKADNFYPNQLIELINKSTKRRVQIGKIDLLKSFSFFEIEDSQAKSVMESLNQASLNGRSISVEIAGEESRGGERSSRGGSGRKYSDRPASAAPRKSREDRGYSAQRGPKRRDDSKPSYRDSESGPKEEGWARRKSRK, encoded by the coding sequence ATGAAGACATTTGAAGAGTTAGGCGTTTCCCCGGAGATACTTAAAGCAATTGAAGAAATGGGATATGAGAGTCCCATGCCAGTACAAGAAGAAGTTATACCGTATCTACTGGGAGAAGGCAATGATGTAGTAGCTCTCGCACAAACAGGAACAGGTAAAACAGCAGCATTTGGGCTGCCTATTATACAAGGTATTAATATTAGTAACAGAGTGCCTCAGGCACTTATCCTATGCCCCACACGTGAGCTCTGCCTGCAGATTGCAGGAGATCTTAACGATTACTCAAAATACGTGGACGGGCTAAAGATTCTTCCGGTTTACGGAGGATCATCCATTGAAAGTCAAATTAGAAGTTTAAAGAATGGTGTGCACATTATCGTTGCCACTCCGGGCCGTCTGCTCGACTTAATGGAAAGAAAAACCGTGAAACTTGCTACAGTTAGCAACGTTATTATGGACGAAGCAGACGAAATGCTCAATATGGGCTTTACAGATAGCATCAATGCTATTCTGGCTGAAGTTCCCAAGGATCGTAACACATTGCTGTTCTCAGCAACAATGTCACCTGAAATTGCACGTATCTCAAAGAATTACCTGAACAACGCGAAGGAAATTACTGTAGGAACAAAGAATGAAGGTTCAAAGAACGTAAAACATATCTATTATACGGTTCAGGCCAAAGATAAATATCTGGCGCTGAAACGTATTGCAGATTACTATCCTCAGATTTACGGTATTGTATTTTGCCGTACTCGTAAAGAGACACAGGAAATTGCAGATAAACTGATTCAGGATGGATATAATGCAGATTCTTTGCACGGAGAACTTTCTCAGCAGCAAAGAGATGCCGTTATGCAGAAATTCCGTGTACGTAACATTCAGATCCTTGTAGCTACAGATGTTGCCGCACGTGGACTGGACGTAGACGACCTGACACACGTTATCAATTACGGATTACCTGACGAAACAGAATCTTATACCCACCGAAGCGGCCGTACAGGACGCGCGGGAAAAACCGGTATTTCCATCTCTATCATCAACTTACGCGAGAAAGGAAAGATGAGAGACATAGAAAGAAAGATAGGCAAAAAATTCATTATCGGAGAAATGCCTACCGGAAAACAGATTTGTGAAAAGCAACTGATCAAGGTAATTGATGATATTGAAAAGGTTAAAGTTAACGAAGAAGAGATTGCAGACTTTATGCCTGATATCTACCGCAAATTGGAATGGCTGGAAAAAGAAGATATCATTAAGCGAATGGTTTCACTTGAATTTAACCGTTTCCTTGAATATTACCGTGATGCGGAAGATCTTCAGGCCCCTACCAGCGAAGGCAGAGGAGAACGTAACACAAGAAGTCGCAGTACAGAAAGAGGCGGTCACCAACCGGAACCAGGATTCACACGTATGTTTATCAATGCTGGAAAAGCAGATAATTTCTATCCAAATCAGTTGATTGAACTGATAAACAAAAGTACAAAAAGACGAGTACAGATAGGAAAGATCGATCTACTAAAAAGCTTTTCATTCTTCGAAATAGAAGATTCACAAGCAAAATCGGTTATGGAATCTCTAAACCAGGCATCACTCAATGGCCGTTCAATTTCTGTTGAAATAGCAGGTGAAGAAAGCCGCGGAGGAGAAAGAAGCAGCCGTGGTGGGAGTGGAAGAAAGTATTCTGACAGACCAGCATCAGCTGCACCTAGAAAAAGCCGCGAAGACCGCGGATATTCAGCTCAAAGAGGTCCTAAAAGAAGAGATGACAGCAAACCATCTTACAGAGATAGCGAATCAGGCCCTAAGGAAGAAGGATGGGCAAGACGCAAATCCAGAAAATAA
- the ruvB gene encoding Holliday junction branch migration DNA helicase RuvB: protein MEENFNIREQQLTNKEKDYENALRPLDFESFSGQDKVVENLRIFVKAARLRAEALDHVLLHGPPGLGKTTLSNIIANELGVGFKITSGPVLDKPGDLAGVLTSLEPNDVLFIDEIHRLSPVVEEYLYSAMEDYRIDIMIDKGPSARSIQIDLSPFTLVGATTRSGLLTAPLRARFGINLHLEYYDDDVLSGIIKRSAKILDVPCSSQAAGEIASRSRGTPRIANALLRRVRDFAQVKGSGSIDTEIANYALEALNIDKYGLDEIDNKILCTIIDKFKGGPVGITTIATALGEDPGTIEEVYEPFLIKEGFLKRTPRGREVTELAYKHLGRSIYNSQQTLF from the coding sequence ATGGAAGAGAATTTTAATATACGGGAACAGCAGCTAACCAACAAAGAAAAGGATTACGAGAACGCATTGCGTCCATTAGATTTTGAGAGCTTTAGTGGGCAAGATAAAGTTGTAGAGAATCTTCGTATATTTGTTAAAGCTGCCCGTTTAAGGGCCGAGGCTTTGGATCATGTATTACTTCACGGACCTCCTGGTTTAGGTAAAACAACTCTTTCCAACATTATAGCTAATGAGCTTGGGGTAGGTTTTAAAATAACTTCAGGCCCGGTTCTTGATAAACCGGGTGATTTGGCAGGCGTGCTGACTAGTTTAGAACCCAATGATGTCCTTTTCATCGATGAAATTCATCGTTTATCTCCTGTTGTGGAAGAGTATCTTTATTCCGCAATGGAAGATTATCGCATTGATATAATGATTGACAAAGGGCCTTCGGCACGGAGTATTCAGATAGACTTAAGTCCTTTCACTTTAGTTGGAGCAACGACTCGTAGCGGACTTCTAACGGCACCTTTGCGTGCCCGTTTTGGAATTAATCTTCATTTAGAGTATTATGATGATGATGTATTGAGTGGGATTATCAAACGTTCTGCCAAGATACTTGATGTTCCTTGCTCTTCCCAGGCTGCTGGTGAGATAGCTTCCAGAAGCCGTGGAACGCCCCGTATTGCCAACGCATTACTGCGTAGAGTGAGGGACTTTGCTCAAGTGAAAGGCTCAGGAAGCATTGATACTGAAATTGCAAATTATGCTCTTGAAGCCTTGAATATTGATAAATACGGGCTCGATGAAATCGATAATAAAATACTTTGCACCATTATTGATAAGTTTAAAGGAGGTCCTGTAGGAATAACTACTATAGCTACGGCATTGGGTGAAGATCCCGGAACAATAGAGGAAGTTTATGAGCCTTTCCTGATAAAAGAAGGCTTTTTAAAAAGAACTCCTCGTGGTAGGGAAGTCACAGAATTGGCTTATAAACATTTGGGCAGGAGTATCTATAATAGTCAGCAAACTCTTTTTTAG